One genomic region from Mycobacterium basiliense encodes:
- the glgC gene encoding glucose-1-phosphate adenylyltransferase yields the protein MREIPHVLGVVLAGGEGKRLYPLTADRAKPAVPFGGAYRLIDFVLSNLVNARYLRICVLTQYKSHSLDRHISQNWRLSGLAGEYITPVPAQQRLGPRWYTGSADAIYQSLNLIYDEDPDYIVVFGADHVYRMDPEQMVRFHIDSGAGATVAGIRVPRTDASSFGCIDADDSGAIRSFVEKPLEPPGTPDDPAATFVSMGNYVFTTKVLIDAIRADADDDHSDHDMGGDIIPRLVADGMAAVYDFSDNEVPGATDRDRAYWRDVGTLDAFYDAHMDLVSVHPVFNLYNKRWPIRGESENLAPAKFVNGGSAQESVVGAGSIISAASVRNSVLSSNVVVDDGAIVEGSVIMPGTRVGRGAVVRHAILDKNVVVGPGEMVGVDLDKDRERFAISAGGVVAVGKGVWV from the coding sequence ATGAGGGAAATCCCACACGTGCTCGGCGTCGTTTTGGCCGGCGGTGAGGGCAAGCGACTTTATCCCTTGACCGCGGACCGGGCCAAACCGGCGGTTCCCTTCGGGGGCGCATACCGGCTCATCGATTTCGTGCTCTCCAATCTGGTCAATGCCCGGTACCTGAGGATCTGCGTTCTCACCCAATACAAGTCGCATTCACTAGACCGCCACATTTCTCAGAATTGGCGTTTGTCGGGGTTGGCCGGTGAGTACATCACTCCGGTCCCGGCGCAGCAACGGTTGGGCCCGCGCTGGTACACCGGTTCGGCCGACGCGATCTATCAATCCCTCAATCTGATTTACGACGAAGACCCGGACTACATAGTGGTTTTCGGTGCCGATCACGTGTACCGGATGGATCCCGAGCAAATGGTCCGGTTCCACATCGACAGTGGGGCCGGTGCGACTGTGGCCGGTATCCGGGTTCCGCGGACGGATGCGAGCTCGTTCGGTTGCATTGATGCCGACGACTCCGGCGCTATCCGCAGCTTCGTTGAGAAGCCGCTGGAACCGCCCGGAACGCCCGACGATCCCGCCGCCACCTTCGTTTCGATGGGCAACTACGTGTTCACCACCAAGGTGCTGATCGACGCCATCCGCGCCGACGCCGACGACGACCACTCCGATCACGACATGGGTGGGGATATCATTCCGCGACTGGTGGCAGACGGGATGGCCGCGGTGTACGACTTTTCCGACAACGAGGTACCGGGGGCCACCGATCGTGATCGCGCTTACTGGCGCGATGTTGGGACGCTGGACGCGTTTTACGACGCTCATATGGATTTGGTGTCGGTACATCCGGTATTCAACCTGTATAACAAGCGCTGGCCGATTCGCGGGGAGTCGGAGAACCTGGCGCCGGCGAAATTTGTTAACGGCGGTTCGGCGCAGGAATCGGTGGTTGGTGCCGGCAGCATCATTTCGGCGGCGTCGGTGCGCAACTCGGTCTTGTCGTCCAACGTGGTCGTCGACGACGGCGCAATCGTTGAGGGCAGCGTGATCATGCCGGGGACCCGGGTCGGCCGGGGCGCGGTGGTACGACACGCGATTTTGGACAAGAACGTGGTGGTCGGGCCCGGCGAAATGGTCGGCGTGGACCTGGACAAGGACAGGGAACGGTTCGCCATCAGCGCCGGCGGTGTGGTGGCGGTCGGAAAGGGCGTTTGGGTCTAG